The genomic window ACGGTGGCCACGGGTGGCTCTGGGTAAGGGTAAAAGCAAGGGTTAGGGAGAACCCCAGCAGGGATATCACTTGGTCCCTGTGATGGGGGGCTTTGAGGTGGGCTGTGTCTGAGTTGGGGCGGTCTCACCTTGTCTTGCCAGAGCTGCCTTCCCATACCGGAGTAACAACTCCATGTCATCGACACAGGTATCGTTGAAGAGGACTTGTACCAGCTCACTGAAGGCGGTGTAGTTCTGGAGAGTGGCCTGGACATACCGTGACAGATCGGTGTCTTCATAGAGGATCCACTTGCCATGGTCCACATCATAGCTGAGGAAGTCCTGGCCATTGTAGCCAACATAGGCAAAGGCACGGGAGGTCCTGTTGGGGTATAGCTCACAGCCTGCCATGCACTGGACCACAAAAGGGtctggaaaggaagagaggagagagataCGGTGTGAGGGGATGGGGTTGTGGTCAGTGTCTCAGGCACAGCACCGGGTCCTTCCCCACCTCCTGGACTCCAGTTCAGAGTGGAGATGCTGAGAACACCAGATACTCACAGGGCACATCCCTCGCACTAGCACCATCATTGATCAGGTGGCTGAACTTCTGCAGGTAGATTTTTATCATGTTCTCAATGGTGTCCCAGTCACtgcggggcagggctgggcgcACCCAGGGCTGATAGAAGTGGATACTCCAGGTGCGCTTGTCCAGAGCCCCAAGCTCTATGTCTTCCAGCaggccaaatccctctgtgtCCACAAAGGAGGTGTTTTGGAAAGTGGAAATCTGGAGCAGCCGGACGGTGAAGGACCCTATGGGAGACCCTATGAGTCAGCAAGGGGAGAGGGGGACACAGGGAGAGGCCTGGGGAAAGCAAAGGGATAGAGGGATGGATTCTCAAGGTCATAGGAACCTGTGCTCCCCTGCCTCCCCGCCCCCCCAGCACACTGTGGCCTTGGCAGCCCCATCTCCCACCCTCCACAACCCTTAGAGGTGGATGCATTCCAGTCAGGGAGGAGGTGTGTACCCAGAGGACAAGCAGGGCTGCAGTGGCAAACACATGGAATGGGCAGGTGGgcagggaaaaaggagaagctTGCCTGTGAGGTCCACAGAAGGATAAAATGGGTGAGGAAGGACTCCCACTTACCTTCTGGATCTGCCCATgtgccaggcaggaggaggaggaggaggaagaagagagggtGCTGCATGGTGAAAGTGGTGAGACCCTAAGCTTGCAGTTactgcaggaggaagaaaggagtgAAGGAGCCAGGGTCGCACACTTCTCGCCAAGGCAGCTCTACCCGGGAAGCTCCCGCTGTGCCAGTGTGTGCCTAGCACCCAATAGGACAAGCACTGAGGTTTTGGGGAGGGCCCCAAGGTTCCTTCCAAGGCGGGGCTAGGTTCTGACACCCTGGCCCTGGGGGGAATGTGGATGTAAGGCTGTTCCACTTGCTGTAAGTAGGGTTCCCTATGGACATGGTGACACCCCAACACCTAGAAGGTGCAGGTGGCTAGCTCCTCTATACCACTGCTGGTGAGGGTTGGGGTCCAGCCTGGCTGTGGGCCATGTTCACTGTCAGTGATGGGAATGTCTCTAGCTGCCATTTGCCTCTGGAGCTATTGACCCTGCATGGCACAGAAATCTCTATCCCACCTGCGCTGCCACCCCTGGAAACGAAGTTTTGCCATGACATGACCATCTTTCCCATGGGGGACACAAACTCCATTTCAACAGCCTAGCATCGTGCCTTGGCTCTCCATTCTCTCAAGATGGGCACTGGCCCCATGCCTGTTTGTCACTGTCCATGGATCCTGGAGACTGAGACCCGGTGCAGAGGTACCCCATGAGGGGTGTGGAGGGGACAATGGTCCCCACTTGCTGTCCTGACACCATTCCCCCTGCCACCTGAGCTCTGTCAGCTTGGGGTTGGGCTGCAACCTGGTGCTCCCCTTCTCTTCCCACCATCTTCGGTGTCACCCACTGTCTCCCCTCTCCAAGTGCCTCCAAGCCATAGAAATGGGAGTTGCAGGAGCCACAGCCCTCATTCCATCTCCCTGTTGTCACGTGGAATTTTTGCTTAGATCTAGTCTGAACCCTCTTCTAGCAGGgctttgtgccattcctgtGTGGAACACCTACCTCTCAGATTCCCCTCTTCACAAAATTATAGATCACCTCTttagccttttcttctccagactagacaaagtgtccccagcctctccccataAGACCTACCTTTCATCCCTTTTACCATCTTtcttgccctcctctggatgctttctaGGATCTTAATATTCCTTTGATATTGTGGAGACCAGAACAGCACACAATACTCACTGTGAGGCCACGCCAACTCTAAAAAGAGTGGGAAAATCACCTCTTTTGCCTGGCTCGCTATGCTATGCTTAATGTGTCCTAAAATGCAGTTTACCCTCCTGGATGCCATTGTAATCAGCATCCAGCTGTGGCTCAGCAGGGTGGCCTGGCCCTAGGGAGGATGGTAGTAGGATGGGTAGGGCAGCACTGGGGCAAACTGGAAGAGGGTCCCCACTCAGATCAGGCACCAGTGCTAAAATCACCCACTGGGTACACTTAGAACAGGGAAAGCACGCCCGGCCTCATCAACATGTCCCCTAGCCACTGCTCCTCTCTGGCTGTCCCCTGGCACATCCCTTCACCCAtggtttcttttccccttccctggggGTGCCCACATTGGTGCAGAAGGCAGAACTGAAATCTCAGCTGAGGGGAAGTCTGAGGCAGGACACCCTGATAACCTTCAAACACAATGCAGACCAGCGTGCCTCC from Aythya fuligula isolate bAytFul2 chromosome 8, bAytFul2.pri, whole genome shotgun sequence includes these protein-coding regions:
- the LOC116491902 gene encoding antigen-presenting glycoprotein CD1d-like, encoding MAARDIPITDSEHGPQPGWTPTLTSSGSPIGSFTVRLLQISTFQNTSFVDTEGFGLLEDIELGALDKRTWSIHFYQPWVRPALPRSDWDTIENMIKIYLQKFSHLINDGASARDVPYPFVVQCMAGCELYPNRTSRAFAYVGYNGQDFLSYDVDHGKWILYEDTDLSRYVQATLQNYTAFSELVQVLFNDTCVDDMELLLRYGKAALARQEPPVATVFARAPSPAQLLLVCHVTGFYPRPISVAWLRDGQEVLPGPALTTSAILPNSDLTYQLRIVLAMSPGDGHSYTCRIRHRSLGTRSLLIPWGMF